AGCGCCTCGAAGACGTGGTCCATATCCAACATGGCCGGGGGAGCAACGTCACGTGTCCGATCGGCACTCTCACCCATGGAACCACCCACAACAGTCACCCATTATATCAAAAACTGCGTTCAATATACAAAAGTGTTGTTCCGCAGTACCGTTCCGATACGTGTCTCCGCAGGTTGTCCGGATACGTCCTCGTCCACGGCGAGCGCCGGCGGCGTTCCGGTTCGGATACTCGTCGGTCCGCTGACACCCGCGGAGAGCTCAAGCTGTCGCCACCCGTGGGACCGTCATGGACCGACGAGCCGTCCGGCGAGCCTGGGACGAGGTGGCCGAGACGTATGCCCGGCGTCGTGACCCGACCGGCTCCGACGCGGCACTGATCGACGACCTGATCGCTGAACTGCCGCCCGCGGCGCTGGTGGTCGATGTCGGCTGTGGTGACGGCGCCCGGACGCTCGCGAACCTCCCGCTGGGGAGTATCGGCCTCGACGTCTCGCGCGCCGGCCTCGACCTCGCGCGGACGACGGTGCAGGCGGCCCGACTCGTCCACGGTGAGATGACCGCCCTCCCGCTCCACGACGACACGGTCGACGCGATCACGGCGTACCACGCCGTGTTCCACGTCCCCCGCGCGGACCACCCGGCGGTGTACAGGGAGTTCGCCCGCGTCCTCCGCCCAGACGGGCGCCTCCTCATGACGCTTCCGTCCGGTCGGTTCCAGACGGTGCGCTCGGGGTGGATGGGCGGTCGGATGTTCTTCTCGGCGCCCGGTCGTGCGACGACGCTCCAACAACTTCGCGAGGCGGGGTTCGTCGTGGACCGCACCGTCACCGCGGACGACCCGCTCGGCAGCGGCACGGAGTTCGTGTTCGCGACGCTGACGGCTGACGACTGAGCCTGTTCGGTGTCGCTGGACCGCCGAACGCCGGATCGCCGAATGCTGGGTCGCCGGACCGCCGCGGCCGCGACGTTGAAACGCCGGCCGTCCCGAACACGATCATGGCGAGTCAGCACGCGGAGTGGGACGAAGCGGCCGTGCGCGACCTCCATCAGGAACTGGTCGATTTGTACGGTCCGGTGGGCGCGAGCGACGCCCACGGCGCCGACAGCGACGCAGAACCCGGCGAGGGTGTCCGCCAACTCCTGACGACGATCCTCTCACAGAACGTCGCGGACGCGAACACCGCGCGCGCTTCGGAGGCGCTGTTCTCCACCTACACGGACTTCGAAGCCATCGAGAGCGCCCCGCTCGACGAACTCGCGGAGACGATCCGAGTGGCGGGGCTCGCAGAGACGAAGGCGACCCGGATCCAGCGTGCGCTGGCGGCGATTCGCGAGGAGACGGGCGGCGCCTACTCGCTCGCGTTCCTCGACGCCATGGCGACCGACGAGGCGAAGGCGTGGCTCACCGACATCAAAGGGATCGGTCCCAAGACCGCCAGCGTCGTCCTCAACTTCCACTTCGGCAAGCCGACGATGGCGGTCGACACCCACGTCGAGCGCGTCTCCAAGCGCTTTGGCCTCGTGCCGGTGTCGGCGTCGAACGCCCGTGCCCACGACGTGCTCGACGATCTCGTCCCGGACGAACTGATCTACCCCTTGCACGTCCTGCTGATCGAGCACGGGCGGACGTACTGTTCGGCGCGGTCTCCCGACTGTACCAACCCCGTCTGCGAGCGGTACTGCGAGTGCGA
This genomic interval from Halobaculum marinum contains the following:
- a CDS encoding endonuclease III domain-containing protein, giving the protein MASQHAEWDEAAVRDLHQELVDLYGPVGASDAHGADSDAEPGEGVRQLLTTILSQNVADANTARASEALFSTYTDFEAIESAPLDELAETIRVAGLAETKATRIQRALAAIREETGGAYSLAFLDAMATDEAKAWLTDIKGIGPKTASVVLNFHFGKPTMAVDTHVERVSKRFGLVPVSASNARAHDVLDDLVPDELIYPLHVLLIEHGRTYCSARSPDCTNPVCERYCECEGC
- a CDS encoding class I SAM-dependent methyltransferase gives rise to the protein MDRRAVRRAWDEVAETYARRRDPTGSDAALIDDLIAELPPAALVVDVGCGDGARTLANLPLGSIGLDVSRAGLDLARTTVQAARLVHGEMTALPLHDDTVDAITAYHAVFHVPRADHPAVYREFARVLRPDGRLLMTLPSGRFQTVRSGWMGGRMFFSAPGRATTLQQLREAGFVVDRTVTADDPLGSGTEFVFATLTADD